From a single Streptomyces sp. NBC_00377 genomic region:
- a CDS encoding sugar ABC transporter substrate-binding protein — protein sequence MRLRTALGSTASVVCALTLLSACNSGSGSTASSSGKPLVGVDYPRSDTDFWNSYIKYTPRSAKELGLDLKTTNSQNDIAKLTANAQTFISQGVKGIAMAPQDTAAIAPTLAQLEAKKIPVVTVDTRPDSGKVFMVVRADNRAYGENACQYLGTKLGGKGKVVMLEGGLDSINGRDRTEAFNDCMKKNYPGIKVFGEATNWDGAVAAQKLQTDLTANPDIKGVYMQSSFALAGTLQVLKQKGLLVDPKDQKHVFVVSNDGIPEELKDIAAGHIDATVSQPADLYAKYALYYLKAAIDGKTFKPGKTDHDSTIIQVRDGLLEDQLSAPLVTVDGGTYGGVPSVKSDDTSLWGNNLG from the coding sequence ATGAGACTCAGAACCGCACTCGGCTCCACCGCCTCCGTCGTCTGCGCACTGACGCTGCTCAGCGCCTGCAACAGCGGCTCCGGCAGCACCGCCTCGTCGAGCGGCAAGCCGCTCGTGGGCGTCGACTACCCGCGGTCCGACACCGACTTCTGGAACTCGTACATCAAGTACACGCCCCGGTCGGCCAAGGAGCTGGGGCTGGACCTGAAGACCACGAACTCCCAGAACGACATCGCCAAGCTCACCGCCAACGCGCAGACGTTCATCAGCCAGGGCGTCAAGGGCATCGCGATGGCCCCGCAGGACACCGCCGCCATCGCGCCGACGCTGGCGCAGCTGGAGGCGAAGAAGATCCCGGTCGTCACCGTCGACACCCGGCCCGACAGCGGCAAGGTGTTCATGGTGGTGCGGGCCGACAACCGCGCCTACGGCGAGAATGCCTGCCAGTACCTCGGCACCAAGCTCGGCGGCAAGGGCAAGGTCGTGATGCTGGAGGGCGGCCTCGACTCCATCAACGGCCGTGACCGCACCGAGGCGTTCAACGACTGCATGAAGAAGAACTACCCCGGCATCAAGGTGTTCGGCGAGGCCACCAACTGGGACGGCGCGGTCGCCGCACAGAAGCTCCAGACCGACCTGACCGCCAACCCGGACATCAAGGGCGTCTACATGCAGTCCAGCTTCGCCCTGGCCGGCACGCTCCAAGTCCTGAAGCAGAAGGGCCTGCTGGTCGACCCGAAGGACCAGAAGCACGTCTTCGTCGTGTCCAACGACGGCATCCCCGAGGAGCTCAAGGACATCGCCGCCGGCCACATCGACGCCACCGTCTCCCAGCCCGCGGACCTGTACGCCAAGTACGCCCTGTACTACCTCAAGGCCGCGATCGACGGAAAGACGTTCAAGCCCGGAAAGACCGACCACGACAGCACCATCATCCAGGTCCGCGACGGACTGCTCGAGGACCAGCTCTCCGCTCCCCTGGTCACCGTCGACGGCGGCACCTACGGCGGCGTGCCCAGCGTCAAGAGCGACGACACCTCCCTGTGGGGCAACAACCTCGGCTGA
- a CDS encoding sugar ABC transporter ATP-binding protein: MSDGERAVTPAPAPADDGRAPATPPVVEATGIVKRFGPTVALNGARITIRPGETHALVGRNGAGKSTLVSVLTGLHAPDEGTVTFGGGPSPRPADRDAWRQRVACVYQKSTIIPTLTVAENLFLNRHHHGPNRLISWTGVRRRAQELLSTWSVDVDPQSSAGELSVEQRQFVEIARALSFGARFIILDEPTAQLDAAAINRLFDRIRDLQRQGVTFLFISHHLQEVYEICDMVTVFRDARHIVTAPVADLPRTELVAAMTGEAAADRQQARSSTLDPAAAPALSVRDLGSAGTYEDVTFQVGAGEIVGLAGAAASGRTEVAETVVGLWAATSGEVEIAGRRPRPGSVPAALAAGAGFVPQDRHHQGFVPDMSIADNATLSVPHRLGRNGLLSHHRRDRLADNMIEKLAIKTPGPDLPVSSLSGGNQQKVVMARALADDPRLLVLINPTAGVDVRSKEFLLGKVEETARTGTGVLIASDELDDLRMCDRILVMFQGRVTTETARGWHDHDLVAAMEGVDLNA; encoded by the coding sequence ATGAGCGACGGGGAGCGAGCAGTCACCCCCGCGCCCGCCCCGGCGGACGACGGACGGGCCCCCGCGACCCCGCCCGTCGTCGAGGCGACGGGCATAGTCAAACGATTCGGTCCGACGGTGGCCCTGAACGGTGCCCGGATCACCATCCGGCCCGGCGAGACCCACGCACTCGTCGGCCGCAACGGAGCCGGCAAATCGACGCTGGTATCCGTCCTGACCGGCCTGCACGCCCCCGACGAGGGAACGGTCACCTTCGGCGGCGGCCCCAGCCCCCGGCCCGCCGACCGGGACGCCTGGCGACAGCGCGTGGCCTGCGTCTACCAGAAGTCGACGATCATCCCCACGCTGACCGTCGCCGAGAACCTCTTCCTGAACCGTCACCACCACGGCCCCAACCGCCTGATCAGCTGGACCGGTGTACGCCGCCGGGCCCAGGAGCTGCTGTCGACCTGGTCGGTGGACGTCGACCCGCAGTCCTCGGCCGGCGAACTCAGCGTCGAGCAACGGCAGTTCGTCGAGATCGCCCGGGCACTGTCCTTCGGGGCCCGGTTCATCATCCTCGACGAGCCCACCGCACAGCTCGACGCGGCGGCGATCAACCGCCTCTTCGACCGCATCCGCGACCTGCAACGCCAGGGCGTGACCTTCCTGTTCATCAGTCACCACCTCCAGGAGGTCTACGAGATCTGCGACATGGTGACGGTGTTCCGCGACGCCCGGCACATCGTCACCGCCCCTGTCGCGGACCTCCCCCGCACCGAGCTGGTCGCCGCCATGACCGGCGAGGCGGCCGCCGACCGGCAGCAGGCGCGCTCGAGCACCCTCGACCCCGCCGCCGCCCCCGCGCTGTCCGTGCGGGACCTGGGCAGTGCCGGCACGTACGAAGACGTCACCTTCCAGGTGGGCGCCGGCGAGATCGTCGGCCTCGCCGGTGCCGCCGCCAGCGGACGCACCGAGGTCGCCGAGACCGTCGTAGGGCTGTGGGCGGCCACCAGCGGCGAGGTGGAGATCGCCGGGCGGCGGCCCCGGCCGGGCAGCGTGCCCGCCGCGCTCGCCGCCGGCGCCGGGTTCGTCCCGCAGGACCGGCACCACCAGGGCTTCGTGCCCGACATGTCGATCGCCGACAACGCAACCCTCTCCGTGCCCCACCGGCTCGGCAGGAACGGCCTCCTCAGCCATCACCGACGCGACCGGCTCGCCGACAACATGATCGAGAAGCTGGCGATCAAGACGCCGGGCCCCGATCTGCCCGTCTCCTCCCTCTCCGGAGGCAACCAGCAGAAGGTCGTCATGGCCCGCGCCCTGGCCGACGACCCGCGGCTGCTGGTCCTGATCAACCCGACCGCGGGCGTGGACGTGCGCTCCAAGGAATTCCTCCTCGGCAAGGTCGAGGAGACCGCCAGGACCGGCACCGGCGTGCTCATCGCCTCCGACGAACTCGACGACCTGCGCATGTGCGACCGGATCCTGGTGATGTTCCAGGGCCGGGTCACGACAGAGACAGCCCGCGGCTGGCACGACCACGACCTCGTGGCCGCGATGGAAGGAGTGGACCTCAATGCCTGA
- a CDS encoding ABC transporter permease, whose product MPETVLADTAAKAAEPRQRRTALLGGRIPLARLRDLALVPAIVVIAIVGQIVNPVFLQTDNLINVLQTMSEMALLVLAQTMILIVKKMDLSLESTMGLAPGVAAWLVVPAGAGHGLGLLSGAWAIPVTLAVGALVGVINSLLIIRFGLNGFIVTLGMLIVLRGILTGISGGQTFFQLPQSMLYPGTAQWFGMPASIWICLALFAVAIVVLGWTSFGRSLYAIGGNVDAAKAAGIRTDRVLWIVIVTGSVLAALAGLLLSGRLASVASAQGNGYIFTVFAAAVIGGISLNGGKGTMFGAFCGILLLFMIQNVLTLGGVPAQWIGALNGLIILVALAISRITGGKVQD is encoded by the coding sequence ATGCCTGAAACCGTTCTCGCGGACACAGCCGCCAAGGCCGCGGAACCGAGGCAGAGGCGCACCGCGCTGCTCGGCGGCCGGATCCCCCTGGCCCGGCTGCGCGACCTCGCCCTCGTCCCCGCGATCGTCGTCATCGCGATCGTCGGCCAGATCGTCAACCCGGTCTTCCTGCAAACGGACAACCTCATCAACGTCCTGCAAACCATGTCCGAGATGGCCCTGCTGGTCCTCGCCCAGACGATGATCCTGATCGTCAAGAAGATGGACCTGTCGCTGGAGTCCACCATGGGCCTCGCGCCCGGTGTCGCCGCCTGGCTGGTCGTCCCGGCCGGCGCCGGACACGGACTCGGCCTGCTCTCCGGCGCCTGGGCCATCCCCGTCACCCTGGCCGTGGGCGCGTTGGTCGGCGTGATCAACTCGCTGCTGATCATCCGATTCGGCCTCAACGGCTTCATCGTCACCCTCGGCATGCTGATCGTGCTGCGCGGCATCCTCACCGGCATCTCCGGCGGCCAGACGTTCTTCCAGCTGCCGCAGTCGATGCTCTACCCCGGCACCGCGCAGTGGTTCGGGATGCCCGCCTCCATCTGGATCTGCCTGGCCCTGTTCGCCGTCGCGATCGTGGTGCTCGGCTGGACCAGCTTCGGCCGCTCGCTGTACGCCATCGGCGGCAACGTCGACGCGGCGAAGGCGGCCGGCATCCGCACCGACCGGGTGCTGTGGATCGTCATCGTCACCGGCAGCGTGCTCGCCGCACTCGCCGGACTGCTGCTCTCCGGACGCCTGGCCTCGGTCGCCTCCGCGCAGGGCAACGGCTACATCTTCACCGTGTTCGCGGCCGCCGTCATCGGCGGGATCAGCCTCAACGGCGGCAAGGGCACCATGTTCGGCGCGTTCTGCGGCATCCTGCTGCTCTTCATGATCCAGAACGTGCTCACGCTCGGCGGCGTTCCCGCCCAGTGGATCGGCGCCCTCAACGGCCTGATCATCCTGGTCGCCCTCGCCATCTCCCGGATCACCGGCGGCAAGGTCCAGGACTGA
- a CDS encoding L-fuconate dehydratase, with product MSSTLPASARITALDVLDVRFPTSEHLDGSDAMNPEPDYSAAYVVLRTDAGDGLEGHALAFTTGRGNDVQAAAIAALAPHVVGLSVEEVCADLGAFSRSLVHDPQLRWLGPEKGAIHMATGAVVNAAWDLAAKRAGKPVWRFLGEMSPEDLVAQVDFRWLSDALTPQEALEILRCAEPGRQERVARLLERGYPAYTTTPGWLGYSDEKLARLAREAVADGFTQIKLKVGADLEDDVRRMRTARETVGPDIRIAVDANQRWDVQPAIDWMRALAPYDPYWIEEPTSPDDILGHAAVRKAVSPIKVATGEHIANRVVFKQLLQAGAVDIVQIDSARVGGVNENIAILLLAAKFGVPVCPHAGGVGLCEMVQHLSMFDYVAVSGTTEDRVIEYVDHLHEHFVDPVRITDGHYLAPALPGLSAQMHPESLKEYTYPDGPVWTARV from the coding sequence ATGTCCTCCACTCTGCCCGCATCCGCCCGCATCACCGCCCTGGACGTCCTGGACGTGCGGTTCCCCACCTCCGAACACCTCGACGGCTCGGACGCCATGAACCCGGAGCCCGACTACTCCGCCGCCTACGTCGTCCTGCGCACCGACGCCGGCGACGGACTGGAGGGTCACGCCCTCGCCTTCACCACCGGCCGCGGCAACGATGTCCAGGCCGCCGCCATCGCGGCCCTCGCCCCGCACGTGGTGGGCCTGTCCGTCGAGGAGGTGTGCGCCGACCTCGGGGCGTTCTCCCGCTCCCTCGTGCACGACCCCCAACTGCGCTGGCTGGGTCCGGAGAAGGGCGCCATCCACATGGCCACCGGCGCGGTCGTCAACGCCGCCTGGGACCTGGCCGCCAAGCGCGCGGGCAAGCCCGTGTGGCGCTTCCTCGGCGAGATGTCGCCCGAGGACCTGGTCGCGCAGGTCGACTTCCGCTGGCTCAGCGACGCCCTCACCCCCCAGGAGGCGCTGGAGATCCTGCGCTGTGCCGAGCCCGGCCGCCAGGAGCGCGTCGCCCGTCTGCTGGAGCGCGGCTACCCCGCCTACACCACCACCCCCGGCTGGCTCGGCTACTCCGACGAGAAGCTGGCCCGGCTGGCCCGCGAGGCCGTCGCCGACGGCTTCACCCAGATCAAGCTGAAGGTCGGCGCGGACCTGGAGGACGACGTACGGCGCATGCGCACCGCCCGGGAGACGGTCGGCCCGGACATCCGCATCGCCGTCGACGCCAACCAGAGATGGGACGTCCAGCCCGCCATCGACTGGATGCGCGCCCTCGCTCCCTACGACCCGTACTGGATCGAGGAGCCCACCTCCCCCGACGACATCCTCGGCCACGCCGCCGTCCGCAAGGCCGTCAGCCCGATCAAGGTCGCCACCGGTGAGCACATCGCCAACAGGGTCGTCTTCAAGCAGCTCTTGCAGGCCGGCGCGGTGGACATCGTGCAGATCGACTCCGCCCGGGTCGGCGGCGTCAACGAGAACATCGCGATCCTGCTGCTCGCCGCGAAGTTCGGCGTGCCGGTCTGCCCGCACGCCGGAGGGGTTGGCCTGTGCGAGATGGTGCAGCACCTGTCGATGTTCGACTACGTCGCCGTCTCCGGCACCACCGAGGACCGCGTCATCGAGTACGTCGACCACCTGCACGAGCACTTCGTCGACCCGGTCCGCATCACCGACGGCCACTACCTCGCGCCGGCCCTGCCTGGGCTGAGCGCGCAGATGCACCCCGAGTCCCTCAAGGAGTACACCTACCCCGACGGCCCCGTGTGGACGGCCCGTGTCTGA
- a CDS encoding amidohydrolase family protein, whose translation MSDAQVLVDAHHHVWDLDIRPQSWLGEPGHEALRRSFGTDDLRTAATRPIAGRRPECTVLVQCVASVDETREFLALADDDPLVGAVVGWADLTSPAIGDVLDALRAGPGGTCLRAVRHLVQGESDAAWLQQPSVERGLRAVAERGLGYDLLIRDHQFPQAIRLAERLPGLPLVLDHAGKPPIARRDLGDWERGVRRLAAHPHVRCKVSGLVTEADHEKWTVDDIRPVWEVLLAAFGPDRLMFGSDWPVCVLAGGWNRWAATVEELLAGCSAAETGAVLAGTATTFYGLDPARSKERTAC comes from the coding sequence GTGTCTGACGCCCAGGTCCTCGTCGACGCCCACCACCACGTGTGGGACCTGGACATCCGGCCGCAGTCCTGGCTCGGCGAGCCCGGACACGAGGCCCTGCGCCGCAGCTTCGGCACCGACGACCTGCGTACGGCCGCGACCAGGCCGATCGCGGGCCGACGGCCGGAGTGCACGGTGCTCGTCCAGTGCGTGGCGTCGGTCGACGAGACGCGCGAGTTCCTCGCCCTCGCCGACGACGACCCGCTCGTCGGCGCGGTCGTCGGCTGGGCGGACCTCACCTCCCCGGCGATCGGCGACGTACTCGACGCACTGCGCGCCGGGCCCGGCGGTACCTGTTTGCGGGCCGTACGTCACCTCGTCCAGGGCGAGTCCGATGCGGCCTGGCTGCAACAGCCCTCGGTGGAACGGGGACTGCGGGCGGTGGCCGAACGGGGTCTCGGGTACGACCTGCTGATCCGCGACCACCAGTTCCCCCAGGCGATCCGCCTGGCCGAACGCCTCCCCGGCCTTCCCCTGGTCCTCGACCACGCCGGCAAACCGCCCATCGCCCGACGCGACCTGGGCGACTGGGAGCGGGGCGTGCGGCGGCTGGCCGCGCACCCCCACGTGCGGTGCAAGGTGTCGGGCCTGGTCACCGAGGCAGACCACGAGAAGTGGACCGTCGACGACATCCGGCCGGTGTGGGAGGTCCTGCTGGCGGCTTTCGGCCCGGATCGGCTGATGTTCGGCTCGGACTGGCCGGTCTGCGTCCTCGCCGGCGGCTGGAACCGCTGGGCCGCCACCGTCGAGGAACTCCTGGCCGGCTGCTCCGCCGCCGAGACCGGGGCGGTCCTCGCCGGAACCGCCACCACGTTCTACGGCCTCGACCCCGCTCGAAGCAAGGAGCGCACCGCATGCTGA
- a CDS encoding RbsD/FucU domain-containing protein — protein MLMTELLHPGILEALAGAGHGARVLLADGHYPASTATGPRARTVHLNLAPGLLDATTVLDVLLRALPVESAHVMVPPEGEPEPPAIAEYRSMLAPVPVETLGRFAFYDAARSPDLALVVVTADIRTYANLLLTIGVRAEGTLRTR, from the coding sequence ATGCTGATGACCGAACTCCTGCACCCGGGCATCCTCGAAGCCCTGGCGGGCGCAGGACACGGCGCCCGGGTCCTGCTCGCCGACGGCCACTATCCGGCGAGCACCGCCACCGGCCCGCGCGCCAGAACCGTCCACCTCAACCTGGCACCGGGACTGCTGGACGCCACCACCGTGCTCGACGTCCTGCTGCGGGCTCTGCCCGTCGAGTCGGCGCACGTGATGGTGCCGCCCGAGGGCGAGCCGGAGCCGCCCGCCATCGCCGAGTACCGCTCGATGCTGGCGCCCGTCCCCGTCGAGACGCTCGGCCGCTTCGCGTTCTACGACGCCGCCCGCTCGCCCGACCTGGCCCTCGTCGTCGTCACCGCCGACATCCGCACCTACGCCAACCTGCTCCTCACGATCGGCGTCCGCGCTGAAGGGACCCTGAGAACACGATGA
- a CDS encoding zinc-dependent alcohol dehydrogenase, producing MTLAVRYLAARTLDTAPAENPPPGPGQVEIAPAYVGICGTDLHIFHGDMDARVAAPAVLGHEMSGRIVRVGAGVEDWSPGDAVTVMPLRWDDTCPACRAGHQHICQHLDFIGIDSPGAMQQRWTVPASTLVRLPGSLPLDHAALVEPTAVAVHDVGRAQVRAGEKAVVVGGGPVGILIALVARAAGAEVRVVELSSHRRRLAEKLGLTTWDPAADDLPELVRQWTGDAGADVAFEVSGAQGGVDTAVDVLGVRGRLCLVAIHPRPREVNLHRFFWRELTLVGARLYDRTDFERAVTLVADGTVPAEQLISKVVPMAQAPDAFEALEGGGDVMKILVDCTDDSQGAEQ from the coding sequence ATGACACTCGCCGTCCGCTACCTCGCCGCCCGCACCCTGGACACCGCGCCCGCCGAGAACCCGCCCCCCGGCCCCGGCCAGGTCGAGATCGCCCCCGCCTACGTCGGTATCTGCGGTACCGATCTGCACATCTTCCACGGCGACATGGACGCCCGGGTCGCCGCGCCCGCCGTCCTCGGCCACGAGATGTCGGGCCGGATCGTGCGGGTGGGTGCGGGCGTGGAGGACTGGTCGCCCGGTGACGCGGTCACCGTGATGCCGCTGCGCTGGGACGACACCTGCCCGGCCTGCCGGGCGGGACACCAGCACATCTGCCAGCACCTCGACTTCATCGGCATCGACTCCCCCGGCGCGATGCAGCAGCGCTGGACCGTGCCCGCTTCGACTCTCGTACGGCTGCCCGGCTCCCTCCCCCTTGACCACGCGGCCCTCGTGGAGCCCACCGCGGTCGCGGTGCACGACGTGGGCCGGGCCCAGGTCCGCGCGGGCGAGAAGGCCGTCGTGGTCGGCGGCGGTCCGGTCGGCATCCTCATCGCCCTGGTCGCCCGCGCCGCAGGAGCCGAGGTCAGGGTCGTCGAGCTGAGCTCTCACCGGCGGCGGCTCGCCGAGAAGTTGGGGCTGACGACCTGGGATCCGGCCGCCGACGACCTGCCCGAGCTGGTCCGGCAGTGGACCGGCGACGCCGGTGCGGACGTGGCCTTCGAAGTCTCCGGCGCGCAAGGCGGAGTGGACACGGCGGTCGACGTGCTGGGTGTGCGCGGGCGGCTGTGCCTCGTGGCCATCCACCCCCGGCCCCGCGAGGTGAACCTGCACCGCTTCTTCTGGCGCGAACTCACCCTCGTGGGCGCCCGGTTGTACGACCGCACCGACTTCGAGCGGGCGGTGACCCTGGTGGCCGACGGCACCGTTCCGGCCGAGCAGCTGATCAGCAAGGTCGTCCCCATGGCACAGGCGCCCGACGCGTTCGAGGCCCTGGAGGGCGGCGGCGACGTGATGAAGATCCTCGTGGACTGCACCGACGACTCCCAGGGAGCCGAACAGTGA
- a CDS encoding SDR family oxidoreductase, with the protein MNAFDLTGRLAVVTGARRGIGRAIARALAEAGADVIGVSAQLEETGSDVEKDVLAAGRTFEAIRTDFADPEAVRALGTDLAGRERPVDILVNNAGTIRRAPAAEHTDEDWELVLQVNLNAQFALSRAVGASMVARGHGKIVFTASLLSFQGGITVPGYTAAKHGIAGLTKALANEWAPHGVNVNAIAPGYIATDNTQALQDDPVRSKAILDRIPAARWGSADDLAGATVFLASDAAAYVHGVVLPVDGGWLGR; encoded by the coding sequence GTGAACGCCTTCGACCTGACCGGCAGGCTCGCCGTCGTCACCGGGGCCCGGCGCGGCATCGGCCGTGCCATCGCCCGCGCCCTCGCCGAGGCCGGCGCCGACGTCATCGGCGTCAGCGCCCAGCTGGAGGAGACCGGCAGCGACGTGGAGAAGGACGTCCTGGCCGCGGGCCGCACCTTCGAGGCGATCCGCACCGACTTCGCCGACCCCGAAGCGGTCCGCGCCCTGGGCACCGACCTGGCCGGACGGGAACGCCCGGTGGACATCCTGGTCAACAACGCGGGCACCATCCGCCGCGCCCCGGCCGCCGAACACACGGACGAGGACTGGGAGTTGGTGCTCCAGGTCAACCTCAACGCCCAGTTCGCCCTGTCCCGCGCGGTGGGCGCGTCGATGGTGGCCCGCGGCCACGGAAAGATCGTCTTCACGGCATCGCTGCTCAGCTTCCAGGGCGGCATCACCGTCCCCGGCTACACCGCCGCCAAGCACGGCATCGCCGGACTGACCAAGGCCCTGGCCAACGAGTGGGCACCGCACGGCGTCAACGTCAACGCCATCGCCCCCGGCTACATCGCCACCGACAACACCCAGGCCCTCCAGGACGACCCCGTACGCAGCAAGGCCATCCTGGACCGCATCCCGGCCGCCCGCTGGGGCAGCGCCGACGACCTCGCGGGCGCCACCGTCTTCCTCGCCTCGGACGCCGCCGCCTACGTCCACGGCGTCGTCCTGCCCGTCGACGGCGGATGGCTCGGCCGATGA
- a CDS encoding bifunctional 4-hydroxy-2-oxoglutarate aldolase/2-dehydro-3-deoxy-phosphogluconate aldolase has protein sequence MSATDLAAVLDGARLMPVLTVPSAATAGPLADALAAGGARCAEVTFRTPDAEQVLKTMAAHGGLTVGAGTVLTPEQVERAVAAGARFVVSPGFDEEVVVRCRELGVPVVPGVASATELMRALRAGLDTVKLFPAEPLGGIPMLRALAAPFPQARFVPTGGIDAPRLPAYLAVPAVLAVGGSWMATPAHLERGAYAEIRRLTAEAVHGSAT, from the coding sequence ATGAGTGCCACCGACCTGGCCGCCGTGCTGGACGGCGCCCGTTTGATGCCGGTGCTGACCGTGCCCTCCGCCGCGACCGCCGGCCCGCTGGCCGACGCGCTCGCGGCGGGCGGCGCCCGGTGCGCCGAGGTCACCTTCCGCACCCCCGACGCCGAGCAGGTGCTCAAGACCATGGCCGCCCACGGAGGGCTGACCGTCGGCGCCGGTACGGTCCTCACGCCCGAGCAGGTGGAGCGTGCCGTGGCGGCCGGGGCCCGTTTCGTCGTCTCGCCCGGCTTCGACGAGGAGGTCGTCGTCAGGTGCCGTGAACTGGGGGTGCCCGTGGTGCCCGGCGTCGCCTCCGCGACCGAGCTGATGCGTGCCCTGCGGGCCGGCCTCGACACCGTCAAGCTCTTCCCCGCCGAACCGCTCGGCGGCATCCCGATGCTGCGCGCCCTCGCGGCCCCCTTCCCCCAGGCACGCTTCGTGCCGACGGGCGGCATCGACGCTCCGCGCCTGCCCGCCTACCTCGCCGTCCCGGCGGTCCTCGCCGTCGGCGGCAGCTGGATGGCCACCCCCGCCCATCTGGAGCGGGGAGCGTACGCGGAGATCCGCCGGCTGACCGCCGAGGCCGTGCACGGGAGCGCGACGTGA
- a CDS encoding sugar kinase, whose product MSDVVALGEVMLRFDPGEGRIRTARTFQVWEGGGEYNVVRGLRRCFGLRTAVVTALADNQVGRLVEDLILQGGVDTSLIRWVPDDGIGRTARNGLNFVERGYGIRGAVGVSDRANTAVSQLRKGDVDWDAVFAPGSTGPRWFHTGGVFAGLSDTTVDVADEAMAAARRHGARVSYDPNYRPSLWAGRGGADAAREVDLRLARHADVVVGALGLAGPYPGAVRIEADEVQDALAEVAGLLPQAEVLATTLRDVPSAGINDWSSAAWSARTGFVRGPELSGLHVLDRIGSGDGFAAGLIYGLLAACGEEDGPEGGARPVANLGAAGLSRALAYGTVHGALTMTTPGDVSMASLAEVESLMAGGSAAVRR is encoded by the coding sequence GTGAGCGACGTGGTGGCCCTCGGCGAGGTGATGCTCCGCTTCGACCCGGGCGAGGGCAGGATCCGCACCGCCCGCACCTTCCAGGTCTGGGAAGGCGGCGGTGAGTACAACGTCGTCCGCGGACTGCGGCGCTGCTTCGGCCTGCGTACGGCCGTCGTGACCGCCCTGGCCGACAACCAGGTGGGGCGGCTGGTCGAGGACCTGATCCTCCAGGGCGGCGTCGACACCTCCCTCATCCGCTGGGTGCCCGACGACGGCATCGGCCGCACCGCCCGCAACGGCCTCAACTTCGTCGAGCGCGGCTACGGCATCCGGGGCGCGGTGGGCGTCAGCGACCGTGCGAACACCGCCGTCTCGCAGCTGCGCAAGGGGGACGTCGACTGGGACGCGGTCTTCGCCCCAGGCTCGACGGGGCCGCGCTGGTTCCACACCGGCGGCGTCTTCGCCGGTCTGTCGGACACCACCGTGGACGTCGCGGACGAGGCCATGGCGGCCGCTCGACGGCACGGTGCGAGGGTCTCCTACGACCCCAACTACCGCCCCAGTCTCTGGGCCGGCAGGGGCGGTGCCGACGCTGCCCGCGAGGTCGACCTGCGGCTCGCGCGCCACGCCGACGTCGTGGTGGGCGCCCTGGGGCTGGCAGGGCCGTACCCAGGGGCGGTACGCATCGAGGCGGACGAGGTGCAGGACGCCCTCGCCGAAGTGGCCGGCCTCCTGCCCCAGGCCGAGGTGCTCGCGACGACCCTGCGGGACGTGCCCTCCGCCGGGATCAACGACTGGTCCTCCGCCGCCTGGTCAGCCCGTACCGGGTTCGTCCGCGGCCCGGAGCTGTCCGGCTTGCACGTCCTGGACCGCATCGGCTCGGGTGACGGCTTCGCGGCCGGCCTGATCTACGGGCTCCTCGCCGCCTGCGGCGAAGAGGACGGACCGGAGGGCGGTGCCAGGCCCGTGGCGAACCTCGGCGCCGCCGGGCTGAGCCGTGCCCTGGCCTACGGGACCGTCCACGGCGCCCTCACCATGACCACCCCTGGCGACGTGTCCATGGCCTCGCTCGCCGAGGTCGAGTCGCTCATGGCAGGCGGCTCGGCCGCCGTCAGACGGTGA